Part of the Drosophila santomea strain STO CAGO 1482 chromosome 2L, Prin_Dsan_1.1, whole genome shotgun sequence genome is shown below.
GAACTTCTCCACATTGTCAATCTGGGTCATGTTGATGTCTGATAGGGGTGGCACGACTCTGGCACTCTCTTCTGTCATTTTGATGTTGTTCTCAAGTTAATTTgatattgttatattttgttttatttatttaatttctttttatttttatttgttgttttacgGATCTTAGTTTGTATGTatctaatttgatttttttttgtctcttcactaatatatttataccctctactcgtagagtaaaagggtatactagattcgttgaaaagtatgtaacagacagtagaaagcgtttccgaccatataaagtatatatattcttgatcaggatcaatagccgagtcgatctagccatgtccgtccgtatgaacgtcgagttctcaggaactacataagctagagaattgagattaagcatacagatttcagagacatagaagcagctcaagtttatcgattcatgttgccacgcccactctaacgcccacaaaccgcccaaagctgccacgcccacacttttgaaaaatgttttgatattttttcattttcgtattagtcttgtaaatttttatcgatttgcaaaaaaactttttgccacacccactctaacgcccacaaaccgccaaaaactgtaagtgttaaagactctccttcgcactttcactagctgagtaacgggtatagcGTTCCATTCgtccaaactctctttctacAGAATCTGTGTCTCCAAAATCTCTTTCTCCAAACTCTTTGTTTTACACTGCCGCTGTAGATAACTGCAATTGTGCGGAGTTTAAACTCCTCACTTCCCCCCTTTCTTCGGAAGGCAATTAACTGGTTCTTGCCGTCCTGGATTCCGACGACGCTCCTGAGATCAACAGCGCCGACTCTGACTCTGGCGGCGCCTTGAGTAAGTTCGTAGGATGTAGAACTCCGCCTTTGTTCTGACGCGGTATGCTGGCTCCGTCCATTCTCGGGTACTGTTGGTTCTAATGCATTTTCCCCCTGTCTCCTCCCACTCTGGCTGCCTTTCTGTACCTAGCGTTTTTCTGACGTATAGTGCGTCCGGTAGCCTCGGCTCGCGGCCTTGTGTCGAGAACGACGGTGAGTAGCCCGTAGACTCTGATACACTGGAATTTACATCCAACATAATTTCGGGTCATTTTTATCCCAACTCCTCTAGTTCAGTCCGGCGAACTTTGCCGGACTTCATTGTGCAGTTCGCTCCCTCAGTCGGATTCTCTTTCGGGGTGTATGGTACCGTTAACTGCCGCTTCATTCCCATATAGTTGAGGAACTTCTTGAACGCCGCGTGGCTGTTTGCAAAGGTAAGACCTCCGGCCATTTTAAAAGTCTTTTGATCAACACCAACaacatattgtttttatgcttCCACCTTGGGAATGGTTCGACGAAGTTGTCACATACTAGGGCTCTTCTTAGTATtcttatttttagtttttgctCTTATGGtagattttgattttcatatgGATTGCACTATTGCTTTTTCGTGGGGTTTTGAGGTAACCAATTGGATTTACCTGATATTAAATTTAGGTTTGTTGTTGACACGGCGGTACACGGTTTCGCGCAATTGTCGAGGTTCCAATCAAAACTTAACACGATATTGACCTCGCATGGGTGTCTAAAAGCATGGTGTTTTTTAGATAGCGATTAAATAGATTTTAACACTATAATGACAGACTGCGCCTGTTACAAATATAAGAATACAACAAATTGCCTTGAATCTATTAAATGAAACGTTTCGTATACAAACGTTGTCCAACGATGAAACCAAAGttttttccaaataaaaaGACGATTAAAGTATCGAGACCgatttttgttcttttttgtttgatgCTCAGCTTAagattgaaaattaaatgtaagTGAAATTGAGGAGAAGACTCTGTGCTTAAGACATATGCTAGTGTATTTGGAAAGCATTGCTCTTGGATGCTTAGGGAGAGCATTGCTCTTGGATTCCGTGTTTGATTACTTGCGCTTCCTCCATGTcactggagtctgcatgcttaaaattaactttctagcttttatagttcctgagatctcgacttTCATACGGACAttgccagatcgactcggctattgattctgatcacgaatatatataccttatatggttggaaacccttccttctgaCTTTTACATACTATTCAACCAATCTAGTTTACCtttactgtacgagtaacgggtgtacaaaataatgtaaactagaataaataaaaagaaaaactgaaTTTATTGTAGAACTTACTTTTACGTTTTTTGGGAGATTTTTCTGtatattaaaaagtatttacGGGAAAAGCCAGGCTAATTTTTCGGTATTCCCGAGGTTTTCCTCGGCATTTTCAAATTCCTCGCCACGAACGCCTGTTGTATGAAAATTCAACGCCGTgtgaaagaaaaatactaaagTCATAATGccattttttatacattttcataTACACATGCGCAGCTATTTTGTTTACGATTCCTGTAGTTGTCAGTGGCAGCGCAACGCATCATAGGGAAGTTTGAATTTTTACAATTGCATTAAGATGGAAGAACTTCTAAAAGCTGGTGTGTTTATAGATGAAATCTACACCGTGCGAGTTGAGCATCCAAACCTTTCCAGTAgcaaaataaagtttaaaCAAGAATGCTTTAAATACAGCAAAGCattcacaatttttaaaaagtttgtgTTTAATTATTGTAATATATCTAAAATCTTTGCTAAAGATGTCGATAAGGAAAAACTGCGCGCTATTGGtacacaaaatcaattaaaaacggCATTTATTCAGCGCCAGAGTATGCAGCAAGTCTATCAATATGAGATATTTGAGCAAACAGTAGAACTTGATCGCTTAAAAGGCGAATTGCAGTTTTTACAGCGAATTGAAACTGAACAACATGAAATAATAAACAGTTTTTTTGTCaatcaatattaaaatttaatccGATTACAAAGACGTTTTCCTTATTTGGTTATTGTGTAAAAGGTTCTTACGATAACATGTAAGACTGCATAATGGAACTTTTGTCGTTGATCAGTTTTATGTCTTGCGATTTTCACAACCGCTTACATAACACACCTGTGAAAGAGGCGGTGTACGAGGGATTTGTGCCTTTAAAGGAAATTCGTAACCTGAGGGAACTATTACATAGTTGCCATTAACAGCGACCGTCTTGCGCTGCCTCCATGTcactggagtctgcatgcttaaaatcaactttctagcttttatagttcctgtgATCTCGACTTTCATACGGACAttgccagatcgactcggctattgattctgatcgcgaatatatataccttatatggtcggaaacccttccttctgaCTGTTACATACTATTCAAACAATCTAGTTTACCtttactgtacgagtaacgggtataaaaataatgtaaattagaataaataaaaaaaaaaataaatttattgtacAACTTTTTTGTTACGTTTTTTGGGAgatttttttgtatattaaaaGGTATTTACAGGTATTTTCCAGAGGAGTACCCGTGAAAAACCATGCTAATTTTTCGGTACTCGGTTTCCTCGGCATCTTCGAATTCCTCGCCACTAACGCCTGTGTTATGGATATTCCTCGTCGTttgaaagaaaaatactaatgaTATAAAGCaattttgtatacattttcATATACACATGCGCCGCTATTTTGTTTACGATCCCTGTATTTGTCAGTGGCAGCGCAACGCATCATAGGGAAGTATAAATTTTTTACAATTGCATTAAGATGGAAGAACTTCTAAAAGCTGGTGTTTTTATAGATGAAATCTACACCGTGCGAGTTGAGCTTCCAAACCTTTCCAGTagcaaaaaaaagtttaaacaaGAATGCTTTAAATACAGCAAAGCattcacaatttttaaaaagtttgtgTTTAATTATTGTAATATATCTAAAATCTTTGCTGAGGATGTCGATAAGGAAAAACTGCGCGCTATTGGtacacaaaatcaattaaaaacggCATTTATTCAGCGCCAGAGTATGCAGCAAGTCTATCAATATGAGATATTTGAGCAAACAGTAGAACTTGATCGCTTAAAAGGCGAATTGCAGTTTTTACAGCGAATTGAAACTGAACAACATGAAATAATAAACAGTTTTTTTGTCaatcaatattaaaattaaatccGATTACAAAGacgtttttcttatttagttGATATTGTGTAAAAGGTTCTTGCGATAACATGTAAGACTGCATAATGGAACTTTTGTCGTTGAACAGTTATATGTCTTGCGATTTTCACAACCGCTTACATAGCACACCTGTGAAAGAGGCGGTGTACGAGGGATTTGTGCCTTTAAAGGAAATTCGTAACCTGTGGGAACTATTACATAGTTGCCTTTAACAGCACTTATATAGGTCATTTTTGGATAAGAAGCCTGTTGTGCGGACTTATTGCGAATTGAAGTGCGGTCCTTGTTGGTTGCCTGTTTTTTTAACAAGCGCTCCATTGTCTTCAGTTTATCTTTTTCTCGCCTTTCGTCAGCTTGTTGCTTTCGTTTTTGAGATTTCAAAAGAGCTTTATGAATTTCCTCCGCAGTCTGcggcttttccttttctttatAACCACTTGGAAGAGCAATTAGCTCTTCTAAAAAGCCATTTATCTCCGAATCCTGTGTCCTTTCATAAATAGCACGTTGACGAGCTGTCATAAGTTTGGGATCTTTTATCTTTTTAAGTTCGTCATCAACAACGTTTAGTTGTCCAGTTTCTATGGCAGTAAGCCACCTATCTTCTTCACTGGACGTATCACTGTTGCGTCgtctttttacttttttagcACAAGTGTGAGGGAAATTGGCATCTTGTGGAGatttttttgtgtaaataaTTCTCGTGTGTCTAGGCGGATGTTCATGAGTATTGGCAAATACGTTTTGAAGTTCGTTAGGTGTCATAGAATTTCTAATAGACTCAGCCGAAGTGTTCACTGCATTAGAAGGGTGCTTCGGCATCAAtcctttaaaaaaatgtggtttctttttaaaaaaaaatactttaaataattaatataaattaccTTCTTTCaccattttaaaaaaaaaaacttaagtATGGACGTTTTGTGGCAGCGGCCAGCAAATTTTTTGTGTATGACTAGATCTCAAGAGTATTTTgttacatttcaatttattaaaaggGTCCACAAAATGTAATTATCTTACTATCGGTTACGAAGTTAATGGCCTAATTCCACAGACAACATCTCTATGAAAAATTTGTGACTTTTTATCTTTGTGATTTTATTGTGTACAAATACAAAGTTCCTTGACGCTTCTATCTGACAAAATATGCGAATACCAACAGAGCTTATTTTTTATGAACAGATCTTAatatagaaaattacaaaatatttgaatatgatccaattttttttttttaaatttctattgatatgctagaaattatttaaatctaCTATTCAAGGTACTGGTCTatagcgttttttttttgtttctgacTTGCCAATTTTTATCGAAATTACAAGAACTTTTTCCAAAATATAACTCTCTAAAAGCGCAAAAAGCTTCACGGCCCtatttttcaaaatgtaaGGTTGTAATTGCCTTGTTCCTTATAAAAATGTCGTCATTTTTTGCAATTCTTATAATTAGTGAATAAATTagtattaaatttaataataggCGAAAAATCATCGACCTAGAAGCTACTAAATTACTCCTTTGCGGCTACTGCGGAATGCATCAAATCCACATGTTTGTCGTGGTTATTATTATGTTGATTCCCAGTCCCTAACTCACTTTCTCATCGGAGACTTGATACTAGCCCTTCCAGTAGCCAGCACCCAGGATAAATCCCTTATCGCACATTACCTGAACGGACACCGGATCCTACGACAGTTCTATTTAAGGGGCGAATAAAACATAATTATGAGAGATGATATGGCGGGTCCACAGTGTGGAGTCTGAGACGCGTCACGGAAATGCACACTGGTCTAGATGGCATTGTTCAGATAGCGACCATTAAACTATACGAAACTACTAAAGGCAATTATAAGCGATGCGTATCCAAAATATGTTGATAACCCTTCCCAAACTATACTGTACGATGATTGCTTTTTTCATTTCAGACACCGTCAGCAAAGATGGATAAATACAGGACCCAGTATTGGGGGCTGCATGTACTGGCGATTGTTCACTTTTACAATCGATTATCTAGCGATCAACTACCGAATCGAGGAGGATGCAACAACGCATTAGCGCTCTCTGTAATCGTCACTTCTGTGCCGTAGGtagcagtttttaattttatttcttgagcatttaatttgaaaatacaCTTTTATGAATGCAAAATAAAGTCGCAGTAGTAATGCCAAGTAATGGtatgaaattaattatatataaataatctATAAACCCATCAAtgtgtaacgaactgatttaATTGGTCTATTCGCTGCGAgatacgtgcggctagctcagtgATTGCTCGCCCAGGTACTGCCGCGGTTACGCGTGATGGATGGTGGGGAAATGGGCTGTGTGCTTAGGGAAGCGTTACTGTTCCTAGACTAGGGTGAACAGGTGCTGGGCTCTCAAGGCGAATACCTTGCTAGTGGCAACCTCCTGTTCCTTGCTCTGACCTGGCAAGTCCCGCCAGTTGCCTGTTCGATTCCCACAAACGCTCCTTTCAATCGCCCGGTTTACGTTGCAGTCCCTGTAGCAACACGCCTAGTGAATGACGTACGTTCCACCCTAACCTGTCCTCAAGCTGGTGCGGACGGACCTGCGGATTGCGCTGCTGGGAACTTGGCACTGGGCTGCTCGAAGCAACCGCCTGGTTTACGTACGCAATCTCCGACCTAATGGACCGGGTCTTCGCCCGCCTGTTTAAACGCTTTCGGACTTGCCGTGCCAACGCCAGGGTCTGATCTTGATTCGCGGTGCAGCAAGGCGTCCCAGCCTAGACGCGCTTTATCTTAatggacctcagctacctgtgCCACGTCGGCACTCAGGGTTCTACTGCTGTCCCGCTTTTATTCGTGCCGTCTCACTCTTGCTCTCCACACTCCACTTCAGTGCTAACATACTCTCATTCTCCAATTGAACTCTGGACTATTTCTTCAAACTCTCTTTGTACAGCTTCCATTTgtccaaactctctttctacAGACTCTGTGTCTCCAAAATCTCTTTCTCCAAACTCTTTGTTTTACACTGCCGCTGTAGACAACTGCAATTGTGCGGAGTTTTAAATCCTCACTTCCCCCCTTTCTTCGGAAGGCAATTAACTGGTTCTTGCCGTCCTGGATTCCGACGACGCTCCTGAGATCAACAGCGCCGACTCTGACTCTGGCGGCGCCTTGAGTAAGTTCGTGCGATGTAGAACTCCGCCTTTATTCTGACGCGGTATGCTGGCTCCGTCCATTCTCGGGTACTGTTGGTTCTAATGCATTTTCCCCCTGTCTCCTCCCACTCTGGCTGCCTTTCTGTACCTAGCGTTTTTCTGACGTATAGTGCGTCCGGTAGCCTCGGCTCGCGGCCTTGTGTCAAGAACGACGGTGAGTAGCCCGTTGACTCTGATACACTGGAATTTACATCCAACATAATTTCGGGTCATTTTTATCCCAACTCCTCTAGTTCAGTCCGGCGAACTTTGCCGGACTTCATTGTGTAGTTCGCTCCCTCAGTCGGATTCTCTTTCGGGGTGTATGGTACCGTTAACTGCCGCTTCATTCCCATATAGTTGAGGAACTTCTTGAACGCCGCGTGGCTGTTTGCAAAGGTAAGACCTCCGGCCATTTTAAAAGTCTTTTGATCAACACCAACaacatattgtttttatgcttCCACCTTGGGAATGGTTCGACGAAGTTGTCACATACTAGGGCTCTTTCGGGATTTGTATAAAAATTTCTGTAatccattctgctttggcctCATTCTCCTGCGTTCTTCGTAGTGCCTCTGGTGTTGTGGCCACCGACCCTGGCAGTGACTGCCTTTATAGTGCATCGGTGACTACATTCATGTGGTCTTTTTGTACCCAATCTCAATGTCGTATTGCTGTAGCTCTATGCCCAGCTGGCTATTCTTTCCTACGAGCTTCACCACCTTAAATAGTAGCCCTCCAAGAATAGCATAAAATATCGAATTGCCCACACGATTGCCAAGCACTAGGGTCCAGTTAGTGTAGGAAACAGCTTTTTCGGTGTCCAGTGAAAAAATTGCTACTATCCCGTAGTCGCTGGCTTCCGTTAGCAGGATGAACatctttccttttctttggTTTATCCTTAGGTTTTCgttcttcttttgttttcatctaGGGTGCGACCAATTACGATGATGTCATCTTGGTACGCAAAGGAATGTGGCGACATTTCCAGTCCAATCACCTTGTCCAGTGCCAGTGGTCGATGCAGAGTGTAATCCAAACGGCATTACTCGCCACTGTAACAGCCCTTTCCCTGTCGCCGTGAATGCAGTGAACCCTCGGCTTGATTCCTTCAGAGATCTTATGTCCCTTAATGGATTATGCGTTTATCTGCTTGAAGTTCACGCAaagtctccattttcccgttttcttccTCACCCTGACTATGGGcgagctgtacgggctcctcGAGTGCTTTATGAGTCCCATTTCGAGGAGTTAGCCTACGTTTGCATTAATCTTCCCTTGAATTTTTAGATTCTTGGGGGTCGCCACCGGGTGTCGTTCTATTGTGTCTCTGGGCAGTAACTGGCGGCCTTCATAGAGTTGGGTTCTGTCGTCTGGACTGAATCGGGTTATATTGTGCCCACTGGTCATGCCTTGTTTGTCTGCTTTCTCACACCTTCTACACGTGACCTGTGCTCCGGCGTGGGCCTTGTTTCGTCTAAATTTGTGTTCTTCCGCAAAAGCTTTCCGTTCCTTGTGCAGGATTATGATTGTCTCTAGGTTGTCCAGGTGGTAGGATCTCAACGCTATTCGTAGGTCTGGCGTGCAGTTCTCCTTAATAATATCTAGCGTTTAAGGCGTCTTAGGGTCTGCGTCTCGACAATGTAGTCCTTGAATGGTTCCCTAAACCCTTGCTTGCTTTGCCTCACCTTGCCTACAGGGGATAATGTCTGAACTCAGCCGAAATGGATTCAGAGCATTCCCCTGCATCAATTCCGGTATTGCTCGGGGAATCATGTTTACGTCCAAGCCGTTCTTGTTTGCGACCACTCAccctgctccaggaattcgagGGGTTTTTCTTCTCGGTCAAAGGCGGCAGATCCCATTTCTACTCATactgcttttttttatatactgCCTGGATAATGACGATGTGGGCGCCAGATGCAATAAACGGATTTTAGTGTTCTGCTCTGCTCGCTACAAAATACGGCAGCTATCtgaaaaaaactatttttaaaatgtgaCGGGCATATATACATTACCACActatttttaataattgaGTTTCCCTTGCATTACAATAACAAAAGATGTTCTTAAATTGTATTATAACCATGTACTAAAAGGAGCTCTGTTTAATGCGATTCACCCAAAATTACCTTAATAATCTAACTTTTGTAAATATGGTCACTGctagaaaaaaaatgtaaaatggtAATAATCCTTATGTACTGTTTGAAACACGATTTTTAAACTCTCttcaaatataattaaatatgtcTAAAATGTTTTGCCACTGCGCTATTTTATGTATTTGTGTTACCTAGTGCAAGCAAGATCATTCTTATTTTCaaccacacaaaaaaaaggtttattttacaaaacttATGTTGTTTGGTGTATTGTCTAGTACAGACTTACTTTTGACTGAACAGTTCCGTACGTAATGTAATGAAATCGATGAATCCTTCTTATATCGATAATTTCTTACATTATTAAGCTAGCTAAAAaaatacctatatatatatttacagtGAAACAACAGTACTATTTTACCATTTCTTATTCCCAATAAATATTGTCGGCAAATTTACATTAACGAATGAGGAACGACTGATTAAGTCATGAGAATGCGGTAGCTGAAGCCTAAAAGCTAGAGAACAAAAATATCAATGTCGGAATCAATGTCAGGTGACCacaaaattttattaaaaggcCATTCCTCCCAATACTTGAAACTAAATGTTGGAGGTCATTTATATTATACCACAATTGGGACacttacaaaaaataatgacACAATGCTAAGCGCAATGTTTAGTGGCAGAATGGAAGTACTGACTGATTCGGAAGGTTTGTTATATGTTCTTTAtcgaaataatattaataaacgAATTTCTAGGATGGATTTTAATCGACCGCTGTGGAAATCATTTTGGtattattcttaattttttaagAGATGGTACTGTTCCGTTACCCGAAACTAACAGGGAAATTGCTGAATTGCTTGCCGAAGCCAAATACTACTGCATTACCGAGTTAGCTATTTCTTGTGAACGAGCGCTATATGCGCATCAGGAGCCAAAGCCAATTTGTCGCATTCCACTTATAACCTCACAAAAAGAAGAGCAACATTTATTAAGCGTTTCTTCAAAGCCGGCTGTCATTCTTGTGGTACAGCGGCAGAATAACAAGTATTCATACACAAGTACATCAGATGACaacttattaaaaaatattgaactATTTGATAAGCTTTCTTTGCGCTTTAATGAACGAATTTTGTTCATTAAAGACGTAATTGGGCCTAGTGAAATCTGTTGCTGGTCATTTTACGGACACGGCAAAAAAGTGGCTGAAGTATGTTGCACTTCAATAGTTTATGCGACTGACAGAAAGCATACCAAAGTTGAATTTCCGGAAGCTCGTATATATGAAGAAACGCTACAAGTCTTGCTTTATGAAAACCGCAATGCACCAGACCAAGAACTCATGCAGGCAACGTCTTCAGCTCGAGTTGGAAGTGCTAGTGGAACCAGCATTAATCAGTATACAAGCGATGAGGAAGAAGAACGCACAGGATTGGCGCGATTACGATCTAACAAGCGTAATAATCCTTCCTGattaataaaaagtaattacatataattaatatagtttttataaatgactaaagaatatatatgtttgtttttttttatttaataaaactcACAATTTCTGCGTTGTATTAAGCATGAGGTGTGTTTTAAATGATTGTCGTTTAATGTGTTCTTCTGGTACTCATAGAGTAAAAGATCTATACTTCGAAAATGTGCTCTTACGCCCACAAGCTGGCTGAAACTGCCACGCTTacatttgaaaacttttcgtgttctttttcattatttttggtCGCTATGCTAAAGAAAAAAGATGCctgatagtcgagaaactcgtttttagcattttgaatgaacaaaaatgaataattttcAATAGAGTTGGcgtcggaaacgctttcttccTAAAAAATTGACCTACGTTGTTTTAGAGCATTAAGTGTTTAAATTCGGTATTCAGAACTTTTATACCCGTCAGTGGCGGACTAAGGACACTTGTGGCCCGGGGCGGGTTTAAGTCGGGGGGCCGCCTCAGCTTTTCATAAATTCGTCATAAAATGATTATCAATTAATGAAATTCTTTGacaagaaataaatttattcagaatattaaattacaattcGACACGAGCGTTTTACaatcaaacaaattgaaatttatgcttTCTTGCTTTAAGTGAACCGAATTTGTTAATTACTTCGTCGAAATCTATTGTCGACGCGATGTTTCTCTCGATCGACAAAATGGCAAGACTGTTTAATCTTTGTTCACACATCGTAGACCTCAAGtaatttttaatgagtttCAATTTCGAAAAACTTCTTTCACATGAAGCTACTGATACACATATAGTTAAAAAGTACTTCAAAATGAGGCAAAGATTTGGCAAAGATTCATTGAAGTCCCACGTGACGATAAACTGAAGCGTTTCCTTTGTCGTCCATGAACTGGCTGTTTCGATCGTTGTATTCGTCACTCGAATATTTCTCCGCAATCTTTTCACTTCCTGACAAATCTCTTCATCAAAATCATCATACACAAGATTTAGTTCTTTTACAGCAGATGAAATATCTGTCTCCGACGCAGTCATGAGAAAATTAGACTGGATCACTTGGAATGTATCAGAAATTTTCTGTGTTGCGCTTAACCTCTCTTGAAGTTCCTGAACGAAACGATCCAAACACTCGTACATTGATCTTCGATTTTCCTCTAGGACGGTCAAGTGGGATTCTGTGGCTAGCTCACCTGGTAAAAGTTTTCTCTTTCTGCGTCTTTGTCGATTTTCAATCTCAACGTCAAGTTCTCGACACTTTTCAGTGCCAAAGGTGATAGCTTTACTGACAATGTCATCTCtttcttcaaacaaaaaaagcagtaaagatttaattttattcagAGTCATGTCAAGTGTTATCCCTttcttttgtaaatatatacgTTAACTTGCGTCTGTGATTAAAGAGGATGGTTTGCTAACATTAAGACAAATTAATATTAGATCTGAACTGATTCGGACCatcatttttttcaaatacatCTATATATGAATTGTCTTACATTAACCGTGGTAaatatacccgttactcgatCTGGCCttataaacgtcgagatctcagaaacaAGAGAATTGAGCTTAGacatgcagattccagagacatagacgccTCGATAGTTTGTAAACTTAAGTTGACAGAGACATAGACGGCTCGATAGTTTGTAAACTGAAGTTGCCAAGCCCACTTAATGCCCATAAACCGCTAAAACTGTCTCGCCTAGACACTTAAAAactgttttgatattttgcaTTGATTAATTAGACTTGAAAATTTCAATCAATtagcaaaaaactttttgccacgcccactctaaccGCCTTAAACTGCCACGCGCACACATTTcataaatgttttgatattttaaaatttgttgattAGGTTTGTAAATTTCCTAAATGTGTTTACTTTTCCTATTTTTCATGGCCTTATCCATCGATATAAcaataatatattttccacgcccactcaaacgtgcacaaaccacccaaaactgcaacgtccacacttttgaaaactatgttttcattgttttattaGTGTTGTATATTTCAATAGATAtgccaaatattttttgctACATCCccagttttgaaaaatttttatGGTATCTGTTAATCGaagaactcgactatagcgttctcatttattttaaattttcggCGGGACTAGAAACGGTTCAGTTTGCTGCGG
Proteins encoded:
- the LOC120458103 gene encoding intraflagellar transport protein 20 homolog produces the protein MEELLKAGVFIDEIYTVRVEHPNLSSSKIKFKQECFKYSKAFTIFKKFVFNYCNISKIFAKDVDKEKLRAIGTQNQLKTAFIQRQSMQQVYQYEIFEQTVELDRLKGELQFLQRIETEQHEIINSFFVNQY
- the LOC120458102 gene encoding intraflagellar transport protein 20 homolog, whose protein sequence is MEELLKAGVFIDEIYTVRVELPNLSSSKKKFKQECFKYSKAFTIFKKFVFNYCNISKIFAEDVDKEKLRAIGTQNQLKTAFIQRQSMQQVYQYEIFEQTVELDRLKGELQFLQRIETEQHEIINSFFVNQY
- the LOC120458101 gene encoding INO80 complex subunit B encodes the protein MVKEGLMPKHPSNAVNTSAESIRNSMTPNELQNVFANTHEHPPRHTRIIYTKKSPQDANFPHTCAKKVKRRRNSDTSSEEDRWLTAIETGQLNVVDDELKKIKDPKLMTARQRAIYERTQDSEINGFLEELIALPSGYKEKEKPQTAEEIHKALLKSQKRKQQADERREKDKLKTMERLLKKQATNKDRTSIRNKSAQQASYPKMTYISAVKGNYVIVPTGYEFPLKAQIPRTPPLSQVCYVSGCENRKTYNCSTTKVPLCSLTCYRKNLLHNIN
- the LOC120458512 gene encoding BTB/POZ domain-containing adapter for CUL3-mediated RhoA degradation protein 3, producing MSESMSGDHKILLKGHSSQYLKLNVGGHLYYTTIGTLTKNNDTMLSAMFSGRMEVLTDSEGWILIDRCGNHFGIILNFLRDGTVPLPETNREIAELLAEAKYYCITELAISCERALYAHQEPKPICRIPLITSQKEEQHLLSVSSKPAVILVVQRQNNKYSYTSTSDDNLLKNIELFDKLSLRFNERILFIKDVIGPSEICCWSFYGHGKKVAEVCCTSIVYATDRKHTKVEFPEARIYEETLQVLLYENRNAPDQELMQATSSARVGSASGTSINQYTSDEEEERTGLARLRSNKRNNPS